Proteins encoded together in one Thalassotalea crassostreae window:
- a CDS encoding GFA family protein, translating to MYLGKCLCGDVQVKINGEISDIIHCHCSLCRKNSGTAFATNGFINSAEFEIIAGKEKITTFSFKPGRNRHFCTNCGSPVYSSNDQDPARFRIRLGILDSEITERPISHNFVSSKANWEELDAQLPRYDAFEPSRK from the coding sequence TACCTTGGGAAGTGTTTATGTGGTGACGTTCAAGTCAAAATTAACGGTGAAATCAGCGATATTATTCACTGTCATTGCTCTTTATGTCGAAAAAATAGTGGCACAGCATTCGCGACAAATGGATTCATAAATTCGGCAGAGTTTGAGATCATAGCGGGTAAAGAAAAAATAACTACCTTCTCTTTTAAACCTGGCCGGAATAGACATTTTTGCACTAATTGTGGGTCACCTGTTTACAGCTCTAATGACCAAGATCCGGCTCGTTTTAGGATAAGGTTAGGCATTTTAGATTCAGAAATAACAGAAAGGCCCATTTCTCATAACTTTGTTTCGTCAAAGGCAAACTGGGAAGAACTAGATGCTCAGTTGCCTAGGTATGATGCATTTGAGCCGAGCCGTAAATAG